The stretch of DNA GGAGAAATGGGGCAGGAAAAACCACAACGATTAAAATGATGCTTGGGCTTGTCGCTCCTGATCACGGCAGTGTTTTATGGAATCAAAAACGAGGCTTAAAACATACGTCTTTCGGTTATTTACCAGAGGAAAGAGGGTTATATCCTAAAACCAAGGTTATTGATCAACTGTCCTATTTTGGGAGATTAGAAGGAATGAGTCGCACGGAGATTAAAAAAAGTATTGATTACTGGATTGACCGGTTCGATATTGGTATGTACAAAAACAAGCTGGCAGGCGAATTGTCGAAAGGGAATCAACAAAAGGTACAGTTAGCTGCGACACTTTTACATAATCCGGAATTAATCATTTTAGACGAACCGTTCAGTGGGCTCGATCCAGTAAATACGAATCTCCTAACAGAGGTTATTATGGAAGAAAAAGAAAAGGGCAAGGTTATCATTATGTCGAGCCATCAAATGGACCAGGTAGAGAAGTTCTGCAAAAATGTGGTCCTGTTGAAGGATGGCAAAGCTCTTATTGGTGGAGAGTTAGAAGCGGTGAAGAAATCCTATGGAATTATGTATTTGTCTTTGTACGGTGATGTCGAAAAATTGAAGGTCTTCTGTTTACACCATAACTATTCCTTTGAACAGGAATTGAAGCGTGTCATTGTTTCTTTAGCAAATGATCAGGATCCACTTCACGTATTATCCCAATTAAAAGAAGAGGAAGTACCTGTAAGTGAGTTAACCTTCCTTCAACCTACCCTTCATCAGATTTTTATAGACAAGGTGGGATCATAGAATGAA from Bacillus sp. SLBN-46 encodes:
- a CDS encoding ATP-binding cassette domain-containing protein, translating into MLEVQNLAKYYGEKAAVESLSFTVSKGEVFGLLGRNGAGKTTTIKMMLGLVAPDHGSVLWNQKRGLKHTSFGYLPEERGLYPKTKVIDQLSYFGRLEGMSRTEIKKSIDYWIDRFDIGMYKNKLAGELSKGNQQKVQLAATLLHNPELIILDEPFSGLDPVNTNLLTEVIMEEKEKGKVIIMSSHQMDQVEKFCKNVVLLKDGKALIGGELEAVKKSYGIMYLSLYGDVEKLKVFCLHHNYSFEQELKRVIVSLANDQDPLHVLSQLKEEEVPVSELTFLQPTLHQIFIDKVGS